A single region of the Vicia villosa cultivar HV-30 ecotype Madison, WI linkage group LG4, Vvil1.0, whole genome shotgun sequence genome encodes:
- the LOC131597703 gene encoding uncharacterized protein LOC131597703, which translates to MLVLVNDNPTKEFVVERGLRQGDPLSLFLFVIVAEGLKILVNKAVENGDYVGCNVKGNCFVDVLQFTDDTLLVGDGSRKHLWAIKSVLRGFDLVLGFGINFNKSKLIGININSHFLEVATSFLSCKLESKEFSFLGICIGSNPRMIAFWRPVEEKFRKRLCSWKGRWLSFGGRINLLKSVLGSLPILSFSFYLAPKKVIQEINKIQGNFLWGGVKAKRGIHWVKWKEVCLPVDKGGLGLRCLEDFNLALLIKWKWRIMETSNSLWYRMLRVRYEDIKLRLVIEGGRRDHYSSKSVWWSGVISLKKILPTIFFVNNCCFRIGDGFSTSFWHAHWLEEGIIRNMFPSLFEISCLQDVSIAGIGGWSDEGWHWNDFGIPVLHRAAAAAEAGVLRCML; encoded by the coding sequence ATGTTGGTTTTAGTCAACGATAATCCTACTAAGGAATTTGTGGTGGAAAGAGGATTACGTCAAGGGGATCCCTTATCCCTTTTTCTTTTTGTGATTGTGGCGGAAGGATTGAAAATATTGGTGAACAAGGCGGTGGAAAATGGGGATTATGTTGGTTGCAATGTGAAAGGCAATTGTTTTGTTGACGTTCTCCAATTTACGGACGATACTTTATTAGTGGGAGATGGAAGTCGGAAGCATTTATGGGCAATCAAATCGGTGTTGCGTGGATTTGATTTAGTTTTGGGTTTTGGTATCAATTTCAACAAGAGTAAGCTTATTGGAATAAATATTAATTCTCACTTTTTGGAGGTGGccacttcttttctttcttgtaaGTTAGAATCGAAAGAGTTTTCTTTTCTTGGGATTTGTATAGGTTCTAATCCAAGAATGATCGCTTTTTGGAGACCCGTTGAAGAGAAGTTTAGGAAGAGGTTGTGTTCGTGGAAAGGGAGATGGCTTAGTTTCGGGGGAAGAATAAATCTTTTAAAATCCGTTCTAGGAAGTTTACCTATCTtatccttttctttttatttggcTCCGAAGAAGGTTATTCAAGAGATTAATAAAATTCAAGGTAATTTCCTGTGGGGAGGTGTAAAGGCTAAGAGAGGtattcattgggtgaagtggaaAGAAGTGTGTTTGCCGGTGGATAAAGGTGGGCTAGGTTTGCGATGTTTGGAAGATTTCAACTTGGCTCTTCTtattaaatggaagtggagaataatGGAGACCTCTAACTCTCTTTGGTATAGAATGTTGAGAGTGAGATACGAGGATATTAAGCTCCGACTGGTTATAGAAGGTGGAAGGAGAGATCACTATAGTTCCAAATCGGTTTGGTGGTCGGGTGTCATTTCTTTAAAGAAGATACTTCCGACAATTTTTTTTGTGAATAATTGTTGTTTCCGTATAGGCGATGgattttctacttctttttgGCATGCCCATTGGTTGGAGGAGGGAATTATTAGGAATATGTTTCCGTCTCTGTTTGAAATTTCTTGTTTACAGGACGTATCCATTGCCGGAATAGGGGGCTGGTCGGATGAAGGATGGCATTGGAACGACTTTGGGATCCCTGTGCTGCATAGGGCTGCCGCTGCCGCTGAAGCAGGGGTATTGCGTTGTATGCTATAG